One Mycobacterium marseillense DNA window includes the following coding sequences:
- a CDS encoding ATP-binding cassette domain-containing protein — protein sequence MSPLAIEVVGLTKTFGRDTLALSGVDFSVPVGTVCGLLGHNGAGKTTTINILSTLIRPSSGRASVAGYDLARQPAEVRASIGMAGQFTGMDPMLTGRENLVLFGRLRGLNRRQAKARADELLEQFDLVAAADRRLSTYSGGMFRRVDLASALVVPPKVLFLDEPTTGLDPRSRRDVWALVSSLTVQGITVLLTTQYLEEADVLSDSIVVIDHGQVIASGTAEELKRAVGSSYCQVTPANPADLPQVAGALTGLDGVDIDTDTSSVSVFAPNGVTTLVEVFRRVDALGLELADISLRKPSLDEAFLHLTERTVARP from the coding sequence GTGAGCCCATTGGCGATCGAGGTTGTAGGCCTCACAAAGACATTCGGGCGAGACACGCTCGCGCTGAGTGGCGTGGACTTTTCGGTTCCGGTGGGGACGGTGTGTGGACTCCTCGGCCATAATGGCGCCGGCAAGACGACCACGATCAACATTCTGTCAACGTTGATTCGCCCTAGCTCGGGCAGGGCCAGCGTCGCTGGATACGACCTCGCCCGCCAACCTGCCGAGGTACGGGCCAGCATCGGAATGGCCGGGCAGTTCACCGGCATGGACCCCATGCTGACGGGCCGAGAGAACCTGGTGCTGTTCGGCAGGCTGCGTGGGTTGAACCGGCGGCAGGCGAAGGCACGCGCCGACGAACTCCTCGAACAGTTCGACCTCGTCGCCGCAGCAGACCGGCGACTATCGACGTACTCCGGCGGCATGTTCCGCCGCGTCGACCTGGCCAGCGCCCTCGTGGTGCCGCCCAAGGTGCTGTTCCTCGACGAACCGACCACAGGACTGGACCCCCGCAGCCGGCGCGACGTGTGGGCCCTGGTGAGTTCGCTGACCGTGCAGGGCATCACCGTGCTGCTGACCACCCAGTACCTCGAAGAGGCCGACGTGTTGAGCGACTCGATCGTGGTCATCGACCATGGGCAGGTGATCGCCAGCGGCACCGCCGAGGAACTCAAGCGCGCGGTGGGTTCCAGCTACTGTCAGGTGACCCCGGCCAATCCCGCCGATCTGCCCCAAGTTGCAGGGGCGCTGACCGGGCTCGACGGGGTCGATATCGACACCGACACGAGTTCGGTGTCGGTGTTCGCCCCCAACGGTGTGACGACGCTGGTTGAGGTATTTCGCCGGGTCGATGCGCTCGGGCTCGAACTCGCCGATATCTCGCTGCGTAAGCCGTCGCTCGACGAAGCATTCCTGCATCTGACCGAGCGGACCGTCGCCCGGCCATGA
- a CDS encoding ABC transporter permease gives MHRLAPHGSLLIESWVQAGRLLLRWRRDQAVLMGSLLLPVFLLFIYKIVLGEQVHKVTGVDSVYGVVPMCAVISALFGSLGNSVGITMDRESRLLSRMWILPIHRASAVTGWVIAEVVRAFIGTILITVIGVAMGLRFTQGWPAALLFLLIPSIVVTGFTALVMAMAIRNNGRTAMTWLLGVTFALAFVNPGATPIKLFPDWAQPLIRMQPISPPIETMRSLAHGGPIGAPFVTTLIWAVVLLAVFLPLAVRGYRLSAESSA, from the coding sequence ATGCATCGCCTCGCGCCGCACGGTTCCCTGCTGATCGAAAGTTGGGTGCAGGCAGGACGACTCCTACTCCGGTGGAGGCGTGACCAAGCGGTGCTGATGGGGTCGCTGCTATTACCTGTCTTCCTCCTCTTCATCTACAAAATTGTGCTCGGAGAACAGGTGCACAAGGTGACTGGTGTCGACAGCGTTTACGGCGTGGTCCCCATGTGCGCGGTGATTTCCGCGCTTTTCGGATCGCTGGGCAATTCGGTTGGGATCACCATGGACCGCGAGTCGCGCCTGCTCAGTAGGATGTGGATTCTGCCAATACACCGAGCGAGCGCGGTCACCGGCTGGGTGATCGCCGAGGTTGTGCGCGCGTTCATCGGCACCATCTTGATCACCGTGATCGGGGTGGCAATGGGTTTGCGCTTCACGCAGGGTTGGCCTGCGGCCCTACTTTTCCTTCTGATCCCGTCGATCGTGGTGACCGGGTTCACCGCTCTGGTGATGGCGATGGCGATCCGTAACAATGGCCGCACCGCGATGACTTGGCTCTTGGGCGTCACATTTGCGCTCGCGTTTGTCAATCCCGGTGCCACTCCAATCAAGCTGTTCCCGGATTGGGCTCAGCCATTGATCCGCATGCAGCCGATATCGCCGCCTATCGAGACCATGCGGTCATTAGCCCATGGCGGTCCAATCGGTGCGCCCTTCGTGACAACTTTGATTTGGGCTGTCGTGCTGCTCGCCGTGTTCCTCCCGCTTGCGGTGCGCGGATACCGGTTGTCCGCGGAGTCCAGCGCGTGA
- a CDS encoding ABC transporter permease, translating to MSALAALTERSLMSAARDGEMIFEIISPAAYLAGFSVALHGLIDTGPVSYTQYFLPAVVAQSMIFVGLLTADRAARDHLFGFGERMRTLPVPAAATVTARTVATLMRAVLSLLVALIAGYAFGFRITGGLGYAAAFLLISLLLCLAIALGADALGSSAKSVQGASHFLFVPQLLLFMLSTGIAPEKTFPEWLRPYVRNQPISQFAETLRGLSTGHVLVSNLAATLAWCLGMVLVFGAITLRMQRRG from the coding sequence ATGAGCGCCCTGGCCGCCCTCACCGAACGCTCGCTGATGTCGGCGGCACGCGATGGCGAGATGATCTTCGAAATCATCTCCCCCGCAGCGTATCTGGCTGGGTTCAGTGTCGCGCTGCACGGCCTGATCGACACTGGACCCGTCAGTTACACGCAGTATTTCCTGCCCGCGGTGGTCGCTCAATCGATGATTTTCGTCGGGCTGCTCACCGCCGACCGCGCGGCGCGCGACCACCTGTTTGGGTTCGGTGAGCGGATGCGGACCCTGCCCGTCCCTGCGGCGGCCACAGTCACAGCCCGCACGGTGGCCACCCTGATGCGCGCCGTGCTCTCCCTGCTAGTGGCGTTGATCGCCGGCTATGCCTTCGGTTTCCGGATAACCGGGGGATTGGGATACGCGGCGGCCTTCCTGCTCATCTCCTTGCTGCTGTGCCTGGCCATAGCTCTGGGCGCCGACGCACTGGGATCGAGCGCAAAGAGTGTCCAGGGTGCCAGCCACTTTTTGTTTGTCCCTCAACTGCTGCTGTTCATGCTCTCCACCGGAATCGCCCCCGAAAAGACCTTTCCCGAGTGGTTGCGTCCGTACGTCCGCAACCAACCGATTTCACAATTCGCCGAAACCCTGCGCGGACTGTCCACCGGGCATGTTTTGGTCAGCAACCTAGCGGCCACTCTGGCCTGGTGTCTGGGCATGGTGCTGGTCTTCGGAGCGATCACGTTGCGCATGCAAAGGCGCGGCTAG
- a CDS encoding RND family transporter → MSTEQLETQQPAARSRAARLIHRLSVPIILGWLGIAVLISVAVPSLEQVSAEHAVSLSPLGAPSFKAMERLGEDFKETNTGALAMVLLEGQQQLGDDAHTYYTRLVRLLEADHTHVQHVQDFWGDPLTRGAAQSQDGKAAYVQVNLNGNAGAAAGDESVAAIRKIVQQASPPPGLKVYVTGPAAIIADMNIAGAKTVMLVTLASLCVIFLTLLFVYRSIVTVILLLLIVGLELQIARGMVALLGHLGLVGLTTFAVNLLVAAVIATGTDYGIFFVGRYQEARQAGESREEAFYTTYAGVAKVVLASGLTIAGAVLCLSFTRLPYFQPLGIPCAVGIAVAVLVALTLGPALLAAGARFGLFEPRRAVSARRWRRIGTAIVRWPAPILVASLAVALIGLLALPNYHPSYDDQKFIPQSIPANVGYAAAARHFPGQRMQMPEILLVETDHDLRNPTDMLVINKLAKAVLGVPGIATVQTVTRPEGVPLQHTTIPWIISMGQASQMQNMAFQKDRMNDMLVQANELGKMIGIMQHMLDLMKELVSTTHHMVQTTHEMQDITSELRDHISDFEDFFRPLRSYFYWEKHCYDIPVCFSLRSIFDSLDGVDEISDKLAEMVKNLDQLDAILPQLVMQIPPMIETMSGMRSMMLTMHSTMSGVMGQMDSSSKDPSIMGQAFDASRNDDSFYLPPGIINGSESFKRVEKVFMSPDGKDFRLLISQRGDPATPEGLSRVEQIKTAAEESLKGTPLENAKIYLTGTAAITKDLVDGSKFDLLIAGVSALCLIFIIMLIMTRSFIAAMVIVGTVLLSLGASFGLSVLVWQYLLGMQLHWTVLSTSVIVLLAVGSDYNLLLVSRMKEELAAGIHTGIIRAMGGTGKVVTNAGLVFAFTMASMVVSDLRSIGQVGTTIGLGLLFDTLIVRAFMTPAVAALLGRWFWWPQLVRPRPASTMLRPTGPRPLVRSLLLKQSQ, encoded by the coding sequence ATGAGCACCGAACAACTGGAGACACAGCAGCCGGCCGCGCGATCACGGGCGGCGCGGCTGATCCACCGGTTGTCGGTGCCCATCATCTTGGGTTGGCTCGGCATTGCCGTCCTCATCAGCGTCGCCGTCCCCTCGCTGGAGCAGGTGTCGGCCGAGCATGCGGTATCGCTCAGCCCCCTGGGGGCGCCGTCGTTCAAGGCGATGGAACGCCTGGGCGAGGATTTCAAGGAGACCAATACCGGCGCTTTGGCCATGGTTCTGCTGGAGGGCCAGCAGCAACTGGGCGACGACGCGCACACGTATTACACGCGTTTGGTTCGGCTTTTGGAGGCCGACCACACGCATGTGCAGCACGTCCAGGATTTCTGGGGCGATCCGCTGACCCGCGGCGCCGCGCAAAGCCAGGACGGCAAGGCCGCCTATGTCCAGGTGAACCTGAACGGAAACGCGGGCGCGGCGGCGGGCGACGAATCTGTGGCCGCAATCAGAAAGATCGTGCAGCAGGCTTCTCCCCCGCCCGGGCTGAAGGTCTATGTGACCGGTCCCGCGGCCATCATCGCGGACATGAACATCGCCGGCGCGAAGACGGTCATGCTGGTTACGCTGGCGAGCCTTTGCGTGATCTTCTTGACGTTGCTCTTTGTTTACCGGTCAATTGTCACCGTCATTCTTTTGTTGCTCATCGTCGGCTTGGAATTGCAGATCGCGCGCGGAATGGTCGCGCTTCTCGGGCATCTCGGGCTGGTCGGCCTTACGACTTTTGCCGTCAACCTATTGGTCGCGGCCGTCATCGCGACGGGGACCGACTACGGCATTTTCTTCGTCGGCCGATATCAAGAGGCTCGGCAGGCCGGTGAAAGCCGGGAAGAGGCCTTCTACACCACGTACGCCGGCGTCGCCAAGGTCGTGTTGGCATCCGGATTGACGATCGCGGGCGCGGTGCTCTGCCTCAGCTTCACTCGCCTTCCCTATTTCCAGCCACTCGGTATCCCCTGTGCGGTCGGTATCGCGGTTGCGGTGCTGGTCGCGCTGACATTGGGACCGGCGCTGCTGGCCGCCGGCGCCCGGTTCGGCCTGTTCGAGCCGCGGCGGGCGGTCTCGGCCCGTCGGTGGCGACGGATCGGTACGGCCATCGTTCGGTGGCCGGCACCCATCCTGGTCGCCTCGCTGGCCGTCGCGCTGATCGGGCTGTTGGCCTTGCCGAATTACCACCCCAGCTACGACGACCAGAAATTCATTCCGCAAAGCATCCCCGCCAATGTCGGGTATGCGGCGGCGGCGCGCCACTTTCCCGGTCAGCGGATGCAGATGCCCGAGATTCTGTTGGTCGAGACCGACCATGATTTGCGCAATCCGACCGACATGTTGGTGATCAACAAACTCGCGAAGGCCGTGCTGGGGGTCCCGGGAATTGCCACGGTGCAAACCGTCACCCGTCCCGAAGGTGTTCCCCTGCAGCACACCACGATCCCGTGGATCATCAGCATGGGTCAGGCCAGCCAGATGCAGAATATGGCCTTTCAAAAAGACCGCATGAACGACATGCTTGTCCAGGCCAACGAGCTGGGAAAAATGATCGGCATCATGCAGCACATGCTGGATCTGATGAAAGAGCTCGTCTCCACGACTCACCATATGGTCCAGACGACACATGAAATGCAGGACATCACGTCAGAGTTGCGCGACCACATCTCGGATTTCGAGGACTTCTTCCGGCCCCTTCGCAGTTACTTCTACTGGGAAAAGCACTGCTACGACATCCCGGTTTGTTTCTCGCTGAGATCGATCTTTGATTCCCTCGACGGCGTAGATGAGATCAGCGACAAACTGGCCGAGATGGTCAAGAACCTCGACCAGCTCGATGCGATCCTGCCGCAACTGGTCATGCAGATACCGCCCATGATCGAAACGATGTCCGGCATGCGCAGCATGATGCTGACGATGCACAGCACCATGTCCGGCGTTATGGGCCAGATGGATTCGAGCTCCAAGGATCCGAGCATCATGGGGCAGGCTTTCGACGCCTCCAGAAACGACGATTCGTTCTACCTTCCGCCGGGGATCATCAACGGCTCCGAATCCTTCAAGCGGGTCGAAAAGGTGTTCATGTCGCCGGACGGGAAGGACTTCCGCCTGCTCATCTCGCAGCGGGGCGACCCGGCGACACCCGAGGGCCTCTCGCGGGTGGAACAGATCAAGACGGCGGCCGAAGAGTCGCTCAAGGGGACCCCTCTCGAAAACGCCAAGATCTACCTCACCGGTACGGCGGCGATCACCAAAGATCTGGTGGACGGATCCAAATTCGACCTGTTGATCGCCGGGGTCTCGGCGCTATGCCTCATTTTCATCATCATGCTGATCATGACGCGAAGTTTCATCGCCGCCATGGTGATCGTCGGGACGGTTTTGCTCTCGCTTGGCGCGTCCTTCGGTCTGTCCGTGTTGGTCTGGCAGTACCTGCTCGGCATGCAATTGCACTGGACGGTGCTCTCTACCTCGGTGATCGTGCTGTTGGCGGTGGGTTCCGACTACAACCTGCTGCTGGTCTCCCGCATGAAGGAGGAACTGGCCGCCGGAATCCATACGGGCATCATTCGCGCCATGGGCGGCACCGGGAAGGTCGTGACGAATGCCGGCTTGGTGTTCGCGTTCACCATGGCATCGATGGTGGTCAGCGATCTGCGCAGCATCGGCCAGGTGGGCACGACGATCGGGCTGGGCCTGCTGTTCGACACGTTGATCGTGCGGGCGTTCATGACGCCGGCCGTCGCCGCGCTGCTCGGGCGTTGGTTCTGGTGGCCACAGTTGGTGCGCCCCCGCCCCGCGAGCACGATGCTGCGGCCCACGGGTCCTCGTCCGTTGGTGCGTTCGTTGCTGCTGAAGCAGTCGCAGTAA
- a CDS encoding RND family transporter, with the protein MTTQGTRPPRVARNIRRFSALIIIGWVALTLLVTFGVPRLEIVGQQHSVPLAPQDAPAVQAMQRMGRDFKESDSDSFAMLVIEGQQQLGDSAHAYYDKLVRELKADTKHIEHVQDLWGDRLTAAGAQSPDGKAVYVQLNLAGNQGTTQGQESVAAIRDIIARTPPPPGIQAYVTGPAALFSDMQLAGDRSILKMTMIGALIIFIVLLLVYRSVVTVILLLLTVGIEVFAARGVIAFIADHNLIALSTFAVNLLVALAMAAGTDYAIFFFGRYQEARQAGEDRETAFFTTYRSVSPVVLGSGLTIAGAMLCLSFTRMPIFQTMGLPCSLGMLISVVIALTLVPAVLTVGGGVGLFDPTRTIGFGRWRRIGTAIVRWPAPILCATIAIAIVGLATLPGYKTSYNNRLYMPNSVPANVGYAAADRHFNQSRMMPEIVMIEADHDMRNSADFLVLHRLAKAIFAVHGISRVQGITRPEGTPIQHTSIPFLLSMQQAMMSQDIKYMQLRMDDMLVQADMMAKQIELMKRIYSLQKRMTDITHDTIVKTKEMAEVLYELRGHMSDFEDFFRPLRSYFYWEKHCYDIPICWSLRNIFETLDGVDTLSDKLTQLLGDLDHMDKLMPQLLEQYPPMIAMSEDMRSMMLTNHSTMSGIIGQMDSNNKDAVAMGEAFDASKNDDSFYLPPDIFDNADFKKAMSQFLSPDGKAARFIISHRGDPATSESVGRIDKIRQAAEEALKNTPLESAKINIAGTASTFKDFRDGSTYDLLIAGVGALCLIFIIMLIITRSFVAALVIVGTVTLSLGASFGLSVLIWQYIFGIELYWMVLPMSVIVLLAVGSDYNLLLVSRMKEEIAAGINTGIIRAMGGTGKVVTNAGLVFAFTMASMVVSDLRIIGQVGTTIGLGLMFDTLIVRSFMTPTIAALLGRWFWWPLLVRPRPASLLLRSVGTRPSVRTLLHDDDADAPTAEIPIPRSTV; encoded by the coding sequence ATGACGACCCAAGGGACTCGGCCTCCCCGCGTCGCCCGGAACATCCGTCGTTTTTCGGCGCTCATCATCATCGGGTGGGTGGCCCTGACTCTGCTGGTGACCTTCGGCGTCCCGCGGCTCGAGATCGTGGGCCAACAGCATTCGGTGCCGCTGGCCCCTCAGGACGCCCCGGCGGTCCAGGCCATGCAGCGCATGGGCAGGGACTTCAAGGAGTCCGACTCGGACAGTTTCGCGATGCTGGTGATCGAGGGGCAGCAGCAGCTCGGAGACTCGGCGCACGCGTACTACGACAAATTGGTGCGCGAGCTCAAAGCCGACACCAAGCACATCGAGCATGTTCAGGATTTATGGGGAGACCGCCTCACCGCGGCGGGCGCGCAAAGTCCCGACGGCAAGGCCGTCTATGTGCAGTTGAATCTGGCCGGCAATCAGGGCACGACCCAGGGGCAGGAATCTGTGGCGGCGATCCGCGACATCATCGCGCGGACGCCACCGCCTCCCGGAATTCAGGCCTATGTCACCGGCCCCGCAGCGCTTTTTTCCGATATGCAGCTCGCGGGTGACCGATCCATTCTGAAGATGACCATGATCGGCGCCTTGATCATTTTCATCGTGCTGCTCTTGGTGTACCGCTCGGTCGTCACCGTGATCCTGTTGTTGCTCACGGTGGGCATCGAGGTCTTTGCCGCGCGCGGTGTCATTGCCTTTATCGCCGATCACAACCTCATCGCCCTATCCACATTTGCCGTCAACTTGCTGGTGGCATTGGCGATGGCGGCCGGGACCGACTATGCGATCTTCTTCTTCGGCCGCTATCAAGAGGCGCGGCAGGCTGGCGAGGACCGGGAAACCGCGTTCTTCACCACTTATCGCAGCGTCTCCCCCGTGGTCTTGGGTTCCGGTCTGACGATCGCCGGGGCCATGCTGTGCCTGAGCTTCACCCGCATGCCCATCTTCCAAACGATGGGCTTGCCTTGCTCTTTGGGCATGCTGATTTCGGTCGTGATAGCCCTGACGCTGGTTCCGGCGGTTCTGACCGTCGGCGGGGGCGTCGGGTTGTTCGACCCGACGCGCACGATCGGGTTCGGTCGCTGGCGGCGGATCGGCACGGCAATCGTCCGCTGGCCCGCACCCATCCTGTGCGCGACAATTGCGATCGCCATTGTGGGTCTGGCCACTTTGCCCGGCTATAAGACGAGCTACAACAACCGGCTGTATATGCCCAACAGTGTTCCCGCCAACGTCGGGTACGCTGCCGCCGACCGTCATTTCAATCAATCGCGCATGATGCCCGAAATCGTGATGATCGAGGCCGATCACGACATGCGGAATTCGGCGGACTTCCTGGTGCTGCATAGGCTTGCCAAGGCAATCTTCGCGGTTCATGGCATTTCGCGTGTGCAAGGCATCACGCGGCCGGAGGGAACGCCGATCCAGCACACGTCGATCCCGTTCCTGCTCAGCATGCAGCAGGCGATGATGAGTCAAGACATCAAATATATGCAGCTGCGTATGGACGACATGCTCGTCCAGGCGGACATGATGGCCAAGCAAATCGAGCTGATGAAGCGCATCTATTCGTTGCAGAAGCGCATGACCGACATCACGCATGACACCATCGTCAAGACCAAAGAGATGGCCGAGGTCCTTTACGAGCTGCGGGGCCATATGTCGGATTTCGAGGATTTCTTTCGGCCACTGCGCAGCTACTTTTACTGGGAAAAGCACTGCTACGACATCCCGATATGTTGGTCGTTGAGGAATATTTTCGAAACGCTCGACGGCGTCGATACGCTCAGCGACAAATTGACGCAGCTCCTCGGAGATCTCGATCATATGGACAAGCTGATGCCGCAGCTGCTCGAGCAATACCCGCCGATGATTGCGATGTCGGAGGACATGCGGAGCATGATGCTGACCAACCACAGCACCATGTCCGGGATCATCGGCCAGATGGACAGCAACAACAAGGACGCCGTTGCCATGGGGGAGGCGTTCGACGCCTCCAAGAACGACGACTCGTTCTATCTGCCACCGGATATCTTCGACAATGCGGACTTCAAGAAAGCGATGAGCCAATTCCTGTCGCCGGACGGAAAGGCCGCCCGCTTCATCATTTCCCACCGCGGTGACCCGGCAACGTCTGAAAGCGTGGGCCGCATCGACAAGATCAGGCAGGCGGCGGAGGAAGCGCTCAAGAACACGCCGCTCGAAAGCGCCAAGATCAACATCGCGGGTACCGCGTCCACTTTCAAGGACTTCCGGGACGGTTCGACCTACGACCTTTTGATTGCCGGCGTCGGTGCGCTGTGTCTGATTTTCATCATCATGCTCATCATTACCCGTAGTTTTGTGGCCGCCCTGGTCATCGTGGGCACGGTGACCCTGTCGTTGGGTGCCTCGTTCGGGCTGTCGGTGCTGATCTGGCAGTACATCTTCGGCATCGAGCTGTACTGGATGGTGCTGCCCATGTCGGTCATCGTCTTGTTGGCGGTCGGCTCGGACTACAACCTGCTGCTGGTGTCCCGCATGAAAGAGGAAATAGCCGCCGGCATCAATACGGGCATCATCCGCGCGATGGGCGGCACCGGGAAGGTCGTGACGAACGCTGGCCTGGTGTTCGCATTCACCATGGCATCGATGGTGGTCAGCGATTTGCGCATTATCGGTCAGGTCGGTACCACGATCGGCTTGGGCCTGATGTTCGACACCTTGATCGTGCGATCGTTCATGACGCCCACCATCGCGGCGCTGCTCGGGCGTTGGTTCTGGTGGCCGCTATTGGTTCGGCCGCGCCCGGCCAGCCTGCTGCTGCGCTCGGTGGGCACCCGCCCGTCGGTGCGCACCCTGTTGCACGACGACGACGCGGACGCTCCGACGGCCGAGATCCCGATCCCCCGGTCAACCGTCTAG